The DNA segment TGAAGTTAGAAGGGTGATTCAAACACTCGCTGgctggtttattcctgttgttaccTTTTACATCCAACTTAGTAGATGTTTTACTCTTCTTAGTAGATGTTTTACTCTTCTTAGTAGATGTTTTACTCTTCTTTTCGGACCAGgtgtaaaaactgaaaaagtaGTTCCCTGCATCGGCGTGTTGCACATCATTTATCTGCAGGCGGCAGTCACTGGTGAAGTTGCCCAAATATCGATAGCGCTGCGAGGAAGCCCTGAAATTTGGCAAAGAGCCGGGCCTCCAATAACCAACCTCCTGCTTTTGTTTCCTCCAGCCAACTGCGGTGACAGTGTGGTAAAAAGGTTTGGAATACCGGCAGTTAATCACCGCTGACGCCCCTCTCAGAACGCACAGATCCCTGTCCAAGGTCACTTCCAAGGATCCTCTCTGGGCACCTTTCATCCAAGTAAATAAACTCAGTGATTAGAAGGTTTGACCTGAAACGTTGAACCCAAAATATGTTGACTCACCAGATATCGTCGCAAGAATAATCAAAATATGACTTTTCATGCTTAAAATCCGCCTATATCGACAGAGTTCCATATAATCTCAATGTGCACGACCAACCGCTTTAGGGCTATTTATGTTGAACACTAACCAAAAGAGGGAGGATTTCatgttccttccttttctcagattttttttttagtgttaaaaaaaaaacttttgagAGATTCCGGTTTATGATCTGAATCGCAAGCACCGTAAaaagaactgctgctgcctataagagagagagacgaattTTATGTTATAAGTAACCTTAAAgtataataaaaatgtgctcaTCGGCATTTTCTGTGACGTTCTGCGAAATCCATCTCTGTCCACTAGGCGCCGCTGCTGGAACATTAAACTAAACGAAGGCAACGCAGCTGACTGGTccccagataatctacacagaaATATCATAATTATGTACCTACAATTAATGTCAGACAGCGACTACGATGGCCAAGACATGAAgacgaagaaaggaagaaagaacaaaaagggggttgtgtttggagaagtgtaattaaatcttattttttgaGTTAggcaattgttttttaatgtttgtattttaaaggtttggttaAGTTTATTTCAGAACCGCCAGAGTCTCGCTTCTATTTTccacacaagagaaatctgacagAACTTCTTGAAAAATTGTTCTATTCGAAATTTATCtaaaattataatgaaattACCGCTGTGTTAGTTGCATGGTTGGAACAAAGCAGCAAGGATCAGTTTGTTTGACTCCACCCACAAGAGGTGGCGCCAGgtgtgttcctcctcagccaatgAGTTCCTTGCTagcatcagctgtgaggaagtggGTTTTGTTAGGTGAGATGGGTTTTTTACAGATCTATCTGAGCATTAAATGCTGTGACATGcgactgaagtgtgtttgtgcgtttcagTGTGGTGAATCACTCCGTTGCTTCAGTGccggaggccagcagagatggTGGCGAGTTCTTCTgcgtcaaacaggaagagctcagcTACGGCAAGAAAATCAAAGACGCGTTGTTCCCGTGGTAAGCTCCACCCGTCTGTGCGACGCTGCACCGACAGCCACTGTCCTCCCTTTGCCCTTTTCTTTCACCTCTCTTCTTGGTTaacgcacagaaacatcagcactATGCTAGTTTGGACGtcaggctgttgttgctaactgtgtctgtctttgttccagtgACTGTGAGAGCCGGGAGGTTCTCACACTCTTGTGCCAAGGTAAGATGTTTGCTGAGATATACTATCACTGTCCGACACACTCTGGACACTCTCCCACCTTATTTCACACGCGGGGCTACTCTTTCTCTcgtgatctttgtgtttttctttgcttccttgaTGCTtttgtggcagggcgtggcctgccctccgaacaggtgccatatggaggtagtgccttaattggtgggtggggagaaaaggtttatataaggcactgcctccagctggctttagtttaaggatgggcgataccacacttttgggattcgatacgataccgatactttttcttgtattttcatcgataTCTATCCCGATACCGATaccgttcatttcttactggcaattttcgtcagtcaaaatattattacatttaagacaaatacagaccatttatatacaatttattatggtcaattgattactaggatttccttatcctttaaacctgcataagacagttgtttcataaaaaaataattagaacaatgtctgacaccatcacaccttgAGTGCACTTGAGATATGTCATCACACTTTACTGAAGTCTCAGATTGCTGTTCAGAAATcgtatcatattcacattttctgctttaacacAATTGCGTctctggctgattatttcctctggctctgccttttgctgactgtgtcggcTCGGCGGGCTTTGTTGCACGTTGATGCTCATTCCCtatctcctgtcacgtgacatgggCCAGCTCAGTACGCCGCCAGGTATAGGGGCGTCCCggcacatattaatttaagtaactaatctaaaacggcggaaagtgatgcatacaccccaatttttttttttagttagtatcgatatttataaaagaacatcgataccaaatgagtagcttgtgagtatcgatatatcgTTACCACGGGATCGATCTGCCCATCCTTACTTTAGTTGATTTCCCCCTTCAACGAAGGTGTAGCgtggttgcagcttatctgggctgTTTGACCAACTGAACCTGTCCTAGAATGagcatgctgtctggcagcgccaaggtAAAAGCACGGCATGCTAACGCATATTTCCTCTGGTTACGACGTAAAGTGCAACAGTGCTGGAACGTGTGCTTGCTACTTGTTGCAGAAGgtcggtgcttcctcccgccatccttccgtccagagcgctttgccgtaagggcgtgCGCGCTAGTTGGCACTGGGCAGGtgaggcgcagcaatgcgcgtcactgactccgcCACTCACTTAGTtgataaatggtaatggggctgttctcgctgcagttggctgccggctggtgtcgGTGGGTCGcgatgccccagcgggaacccctcatGGAGTAGATtacctcgcttactggacccactgctgctttggctcggtGCTTTGGTTCGggattctctctctcgctctctctgtcgttctctctctctctctctcgctcccctttgctcggagaaacggcgctgagacgtggtggtgccgctgaggcgaccacggagcttttgcctaaattttagactcttaacagtgtgtaaattgtatcaatttatatttacttttttaggttttgttgcttttcgtttcttggttgacgttgtgttcttttagacgacctggtcaccatttatttgcctgtctgtatgaggtgtgtgtgtgcgcgtgtgcgctcgtcgcgtctgattgtttatcattgtaaatttaattgttctcttttctttgtggacaggtgctgcgggccacggcggggacccaacccctggtggagggcgttttcatcacccctcgtgtgtagtttgtttgcagtagcacgggtgtttttagtttgtttatctcccctaattgagttttacctgccggtggggccccagccttgtccaccccttttgtttgacttttgtacagctgagttattttttgttgagtattggatttaataaaattgtagtgcctaaccctcaatcccgtctctgcctctggaatagaaccttatctgcgcgtgcctgttctccggttaattcctggggtgaaactccccaggtggcgttgtcgttaaccgttccacctctctccaccccgccacactTTACATCCTGTCTGGCATTTTAATCCCCTCCTTTATGCCtatcttgtctgttttcccccAGTTGTGTCCTAAAATTACCCCCACACTGTTTGATTTTCTATCTGCTTTCTCCCCTCAGACTGCGGCAGGCGTAGTTTTGCAGCAGACCGTATAGTCGGTGGTGTAGATGCCAGGCAGGGAAGTTGGCCTTGGCAGGTGAGCCTCCAGTATGATGGAGTCCACCAGTGCGGGGGGTCCATCATCTCAAACCGCTGGATCGTCTCTGCAGCACACTGCTTCCCCAAGTAAGCAAGAGAGCTGCATAAAATGCAAACTCTTGTCTGTATGGATACAAGAGCAGTATATATCTTCTGTGCTAGGCGGTATAGCTTTCTTAACCGCTGGAGTGTGTTGCTGGGCTCCATCTCCAACAAACCTGTCAATGCCAACGTGGCGGAGGTTAAGACTATCGTTTACCACAGCAGCTACCTGCCCTTTGTGGATGCTAACATCGACGACAACAGCAGGGACATCGCCGTTCTCGCCCTCACCCAGCCTCTCACGTTCAACGGTAtgaaggcagacacacacacacacacacacgatttcatgataacagtttttacagatgaggaagaaggagcgcAATCTCTTTTCCACGGTAATGTTTATGACCCCACCGCACAGATTTGAATAATTATAACATGTGTACAGATtaactgagaacattaaatgaactatATACACATGTCAACTTTTTTGGGCTAATATTTTGTTAGATTCGTGGCTGGTTAATTGTTGAATTCTTGTTAATTTATAACATTTTATATAATTGAAGATCTTCCGCTTGGGCATTGCTACCATCTAGTGTTTATCATATAGAATTACAGCCCCTGTATTAGTGCACGTCAGTAAGATGATGTAATTTGCTTTTTGTGTACATTTACAGAGTacatccagcctgtctgtctgccaacaCATGGACAAAGATTAATAGATGGGCAAATGGGAACAATTACTGGCTGGGGAAATGTCAGATACTTCAGTGAGTTTATATTTTATgacaattgttattgtttttgttttgtttgtttgttttttttacaaaagaccGGCTCATATCTACAGAGTTTGACAGTTTTGTTGCCTGTCAGGGCACCTTGCTGATGTCCTTCAGGAGGCACATGTGCCCATCATCAGCGATGCCGTATGCAACGCTCCTGATTACTATGACAACCAGATCACCACTACCATGTTCTGTGCTGGTTATGAGAAAGGAGGCATTGATGCTTGTCAGgtctgtattttcctctgtttatgtaTTTTGGTGCACAAATCTAGTCTTTCTGTGTCCTCTCATTCATATGCTTGCATTTCTGTATCTTGGTGGATTTTCTGACCTTCTTAACCtgtgacacagggagacagcggCGGTCCCTTCGTGGCAGAAGACTGTCTGTCCAAGACCAGCCGGTATCGTCTGCACGGAGTTGTGAGCTGGGGAACGGGCTGTGCTATGGCCAAGAAACCTGGCGTCTACACCAAAGTTTCCCGATTCCTTCCCTGGATATCTACAGCCATGAGGGTGAGAgactctctttcttttatggAGTTTATTTGTCATAATACCAGAGGAAACGTTGGTgttacagatgtgtttgtgcttgtctcccCCACCAACAGAGCTATCACAACTTACCAGGGGTGCACAAATTGGCTCGGCCATGAAATTGGGTATGAAGCTCTAAGCCGACcttgcagaggtcagaagggaCCTCGAGGGTAATAAAGACAGATACTGCTTTCCTGAACCATTAATACCCCAACTGTGAGCAGAGTTACTAACATTGTTTAACCTCTACAGGAGTCTATTTTTGTATAGTTAAAGACTGATTATAAAAGCCAAAGTGAATTTGTAATATGATCAATACTAGAGGCCACTTTTGTGatacaatacattttttttctgtgactttcttgttttttccccccacttcttgttcactttagtgGCACACAGCATCAAGTTGACCGTTAtcaaaaaaagtgaatttacatGAAGACTCATGAAATTGTGGATGATAACCGTTTAGTTTGTCCTCCAGATTAAGTACAGCCTGTGCCATTTATTTGGGACTCAAGTTTGTGTTGCTAAAGGCTAACTGCTAATTTTTTAAGATTACTTAAACTGCACATAGGTATGTCATAGCAGAAACTGCATGCAATACCCCGGCTTTAGCATAAAAAGCAgttatttaaacatgttttgtctttttcctcacacgAACTGATGCGGACTTCACTCTTGTTGCAATCAGTATTTTGTTCTCGTTGtaaatacttttttgttttatgatgTTTATTTGAAGCGTTTTGCGGAGCcacagtgcaataaaaaaattgaaatcgTCTTCTCAGAGGAGCTCTTTTGTGTGCTTCTTTAATACCTATTGTGGCACTGCCTGTGTCCTGGTTGAAAATACCTGAAAGATGAGCAGCGTTCAAATCTGCAGAGCTGAAACATCAAGAAATTATAACTGTAAAAGTCAGATATTTAACAAAGTTTGTTAATCTTTATGTTGTAAAGAATTAGGCAAGACTGAGTCCttgttcagaaatgtaccaaatataaaataattaaaatgatcgaTACAGTTAGTTCCTGGGTCGTCGTGGTGAAATGGTAGCATAGATCACACTGTCAgtgctgttttttcctttggaccTGTGGGGATAAATTAACCAAacattacaaacacactttgcttccttttacattgtgctgctgttttcaccctTCTATTCATAAACTAAACCAAGAACAAACTGTGCTGCCTGCATGACAAATTCCCCACTTACTcaacacttccttaaacttaatcAGCTTCACTCTAGATGGCTCTTCAAAATAGAGAGTTCCTTAAAGTTCTAACCACAAATCTAATGCTTCATCAGGgcgtttttaatgtaaatattgcagtgtgaaaagtgctaaagtgtgaaaacagccacCACCAGACTGGAACAGTGAACCTACCGTGagccctgcacatctggactgtCGCTCAGCGCCTCCAGATCTCTGGATTTGATGTTCACTAATGAGTAGATCACCTCGCCTCCGATGGATGCCggagactgagaggaggaggaggaagggatcgTATGGCGAGCGACGTCTGGCAGAGCGGAGTCTGGCCTTTGGATGTTGCTGTATATGACGTTGGATTCATCAAGCGCCTTCTGATGAAGGTacctttttttccacctgctgagacaacaacaaacatataaatatagaatatacCTCATTCTTCcagatcacattttgactaaagttTCCTTGAAAGTAGCAGCGTGAAAACAGCGGGAAAGTTTCTGGAACGGACTCTCCTAATCTGTCTAGCTCATTTgaaggtggaagaaaaaaagatttctgaaaGCTCTGATGAAAAATTGGTCGCATCAAAGAGAAATGTGTGAAGTGCAGCATCTTCATTAATGACTGACTCACCAGAACAAAAAGAGGGCGACCACAAGAGCTACGATGAGAGCGAGTCCAATTCCGACCACAGCTGGGAGCGTCTGGCTACCTGAGGAGGTCAGACATGTCaccatttaatcactttaacCTAGTAATCTTTGCAAACTCTACCAGACACAAAccccgctgctcctcatccaccatGGCCAGCAGCACCTCGGTCGAGTTCTTCCCCCCCACTTGGTTCCTGGCCTGGCAGAGGTACAGTCCAGAGTGCAGCGCCTCCATGGAGGAAATGGACAACACCTGACCTGAGCCCACCTGCAGcccgttggagctgctggagtttgtattTCTGTACCAGATGTAGGTATCTGCAGGGGGGTTAGCATcactggagcaggtcagagTCACACTGCTGCCCCACACCACATGGGCTGGGTTAATTGTAATGGAAATGTTCTCTGGGACGTCTGGGAGAAGAACGGGATCCCACACAGtcacatcgtcatcatcagaaatgtgttgagTTGAGTTTATGTCCAGATACGTACAgtagacctggaggaggaccgcAGAGGAGTTAAAATGGtccacccctctgctgctgatgttgttcCAGGCCTGACAGTGGTACCGCCCGCTGTGATCCGGCTGCACGTCAGGGATGGTGTAGTTCTGCCCCAACCTGATGAAGCGCCCTTCCCTGTAGAGGCTGTACCCGTTGTTTCTCACCGGGGGGCTGGCGTCGCTGTGGCAGGTGAGAACCACCGAACTTCCTCTGACGACGTTCCCGGGTGAACTGATGgtcaaggtcactctgtcaggaggatctgatggagggatgagccggAAGGTTGAAGGATACAGTGAAATATGGATAGAAAAGAGTATGTAAAGGTGGAATGGCATCTTTTTTCAgacacatttcttatttttatttcagtttatacacatcagtaattgctgttttcaaaattgattaatgtgacttctgcagaacagtttaattaagcAGATGTTGAATCAGTGATAGTTGATGAAATTAGGAGAAAGTGTGACGGGCTTACACAGTACATTTACGGCCACGGGAGCAGATCTGACCCTCTCTTGTCCCCGGACAGCACAGTGGTACCTGCCAGTGTCCTCTCGCCTGGCTACAAAGACCTCGTTCCTTACAGGTTGTCCATCCTTGAACCAGACAGTGTCCACTGGCGTGGGACAGCCCGACACACAGGTCAGCCTGATGTCGTCGCCTTCCGCCACGGAGCTCGACTGCACAGCAGCCGTCAGCTCTGAATCACAGGGAAAAAGGTGAAGTTAGAAGGGTGATTCAAACACTCGCTGgctggtttattcctgttgttaccTTTTACATACAACTCAGTAGATGTTTTACTCGTCTGATCTTCGGACCTAGTGAGAAAACTGAAAGAGTAGTCCCCTGCATCGGTGTGTTGCACATCATTTATCTGCAGGCGGCAGTCACTGATGTAGTCGCCCAAATATCGATAGCGCTGCGAGGAAGCCTCGAAATTTGGCAAAGAGCCG comes from the Takifugu rubripes chromosome 7, fTakRub1.2, whole genome shotgun sequence genome and includes:
- the LOC115250288 gene encoding B-cell receptor CD22-like isoform X2 — translated: MELCRYRRILSMRSHFLIILATISGAQRGSLEVTLDSDLCVLRGASAVINCRYSKPLTDTLTTVGWTKQYQMVGYWEPGSLPNFEASSQRYRYLGDYISDCRLQINDVQHTDAGDYSFSFLTRSEDQTSKTSTELYVKELTAAVQSSSVAEGDDIRLTCVSGCPTPVDTVWFKDGQPVRNEVFVARREDTGRYHCAVRGQERVRSAPVAVNVLYPPDRVTLTISSPGNVVRGSSVVLTCHSDASPPVRNNGYSLYREGRFIRLGQNYTIPDVQPDHSGRYHCQAWNNISSRGVDHFNSSAVLLQVYYVPENISITINPAHVVWGSSVTLTCSSDANPPADTYIWYRNTNSSSSNGLQVGSGQVLSISSMEALHSGLYLCQARNQVGGKNSTEVLLAMVDEEQRGSQTLPAVVGIGLALIVALVVALFLFWWKKRYLHQKALDESNVIYSNIQRPDSALPDVARHTIPSSSSSQSPASIGGEVIYSLVNIKSRDLEALSDSPDVQGSRSKGKNSTDSVIYATISPRRPRN
- the LOC115250288 gene encoding B-cell receptor CD22-like isoform X1; the encoded protein is MELCRYRRILSMRSHFLIILATISGAQRGSLEVTLDSDLCVLRGASAVINCRYSKPLTDTLTTVGWTKQYQMVGYWEPGSLPNFEASSQRYRYLGDYISDCRLQINDVQHTDAGDYSFSFLTRSEDQTSKTSTELYVKELTAAVQSSSVAEGDDIRLTCVSGCPTPVDTVWFKDGQPVRNEVFVARREDTGRYHCAVRGQERVRSAPVAVNVLYPPDRVTLTISSPGNVVRGSSVVLTCHSDASPPVRNNGYSLYREGRFIRLGQNYTIPDVQPDHSGRYHCQAWNNISSRGVDHFNSSAVLLQVYYVPENISITINPAHVVWGSSVTLTCSSDANPPADTYIWYRNTNSSSSNGLQVGSGQVLSISSMEALHSGLYLCQARNQVGGKNSTEVLLAMVDEEQRGSQTLPAVVGIGLALIVALVVALFLFCRWKKRYLHQKALDESNVIYSNIQRPDSALPDVARHTIPSSSSSQSPASIGGEVIYSLVNIKSRDLEALSDSPDVQGSRSKGKNSTDSVIYATISPRRPRN